The following proteins are encoded in a genomic region of Polyangiaceae bacterium:
- a CDS encoding ATP-binding protein: MPRQFNVAGVNKPSIHYTLPASRRLPGVRALIDGQQYFVVHAPRQVGKTTALHTLAQELTAEGTYAAVLVSVETAVPFRDNVGMAEDAILGSWKLSARVRMPAAFQPPPWPDAPVGSRIRYALQAWAETCLRPLVVFIDEIDALEGETLLAILRQLRDGHPDRPEHFPWSLAVIGMRNVRDYKLASGGADRTHSASPFNVVSKALTLRNFTHDEVVELYGQHTTETGQVFLPEALDRAFEMSQGQPWLANAIARALVEDVVTDRNTPITPAHVDQAKDILIERQDTHLDSLAERLREPRVRSVIEPIMIGAHLGEVPMDDRQFVTDLGLVRMNPDGGVQIANPIYEEIIIRMLSGSIRASIPPLRPIWLKPDGRIDFDALLQAFLTFWRQHGAPLLGSTPYHEYAPHLVLMSFLHRVVNGGGTIDREYAIGRGRVDLHVSKGEDRFAVEIKVWRADGDSDPLGEGLVQIEEYLSGLKLDTGWLVIFDRRPSAPPLSQRLGASTATTPRGKIVTLIRA, encoded by the coding sequence ATGCCGCGCCAATTCAACGTTGCCGGGGTCAACAAGCCGAGTATTCACTACACATTGCCAGCCTCGCGGCGCTTGCCGGGCGTGCGAGCGCTCATCGACGGCCAGCAATACTTCGTGGTTCATGCGCCGCGGCAAGTCGGCAAAACGACTGCGCTCCACACGCTCGCCCAAGAGCTCACGGCAGAGGGTACGTATGCAGCGGTGCTCGTGTCGGTGGAAACGGCGGTGCCGTTTCGCGACAACGTGGGCATGGCGGAAGACGCCATCTTGGGATCGTGGAAGTTGAGTGCACGAGTTCGCATGCCGGCCGCATTTCAACCGCCGCCGTGGCCCGATGCACCGGTAGGCAGCCGGATCCGCTACGCATTGCAAGCGTGGGCCGAAACATGTCTCAGGCCGCTCGTCGTTTTCATCGACGAGATCGATGCGCTCGAGGGTGAAACGCTTCTGGCCATTTTGCGCCAACTACGCGACGGCCATCCTGATCGACCCGAGCATTTTCCCTGGTCGCTGGCGGTCATCGGCATGCGCAACGTCCGTGATTACAAGCTCGCTTCGGGTGGAGCGGATCGAACCCATTCGGCCAGTCCGTTCAACGTTGTCTCCAAAGCACTCACTTTGCGCAACTTCACCCATGATGAAGTCGTCGAGCTTTATGGGCAGCATACTACGGAAACGGGCCAGGTGTTTTTGCCGGAAGCACTGGATCGAGCCTTCGAGATGTCCCAAGGCCAGCCGTGGTTGGCCAACGCAATCGCAAGAGCACTCGTCGAAGACGTCGTCACCGACCGCAATACACCCATTACGCCGGCGCATGTCGATCAAGCCAAAGACATCCTCATCGAGCGTCAAGACACGCATCTCGACAGCTTGGCCGAGCGTCTTCGCGAGCCGCGTGTGCGTAGCGTCATCGAGCCCATCATGATCGGCGCCCATTTGGGCGAGGTGCCCATGGACGATCGTCAATTCGTGACCGATCTGGGGCTCGTGCGGATGAATCCAGACGGGGGTGTGCAGATAGCCAATCCGATTTACGAAGAAATCATCATTCGTATGCTCTCCGGAAGCATTCGCGCGTCGATTCCTCCCTTGCGACCCATTTGGTTGAAACCCGACGGTCGCATCGATTTCGATGCATTGCTCCAGGCATTTCTCACGTTTTGGCGACAGCATGGCGCGCCGCTCTTGGGGTCGACACCTTATCACGAATACGCGCCGCACCTGGTGCTGATGTCCTTCCTGCATCGAGTCGTCAATGGTGGCGGCACGATCGATCGCGAATATGCCATCGGAAGGGGACGTGTGGATTTGCACGTCAGCAAAGGCGAGGATCGGTTTGCCGTCGAAATCAAGGTTTGGCGTGCCGACGGAGACTCCGATCCGCTCGGCGAGGGCCTCGTGCAGATAGAGGAATACTTGTCGGGATTGAAGCTCGATACCGGCTGGCTCGTCATCTTCGACCGCCGTCCCAGCGCGCCGCCGCTATCGCAGCGCCTCGGCGCATCCACCGCGACGACGCCGCGGGGCAAAATCGTTACATTGATACGGGCGTGA
- a CDS encoding BPTI/Kunitz domain-containing protein, which produces MRNFFMHVLVVVSILVALHGCMIQPADEGISQEEVSTEEIVDRPPYTCFLPIETGPCRAYFDRYAFDPETGRCVHFIYGGCGGNANNFEAYGECRHRCGRFESRLATP; this is translated from the coding sequence ATGAGAAATTTTTTCATGCATGTATTGGTGGTTGTCTCGATCCTGGTTGCGCTCCATGGGTGCATGATTCAGCCCGCGGACGAAGGGATCTCGCAGGAAGAAGTCTCCACAGAGGAAATCGTGGATCGACCGCCGTACACGTGCTTCCTTCCCATCGAGACTGGCCCGTGTCGCGCGTATTTCGATCGCTACGCATTCGACCCGGAGACGGGCCGCTGCGTGCACTTCATTTATGGGGGCTGCGGGGGAAATGCGAACAATTTCGAAGCCTACGGCGAGTGTCGGCATCGCTGCGGTCGTTTTGAATCCCGTTTGGCAACGCCCTGA
- a CDS encoding SUMF1/EgtB/PvdO family nonheme iron enzyme, which yields MGFLGCGGSAPAPSTTPSAIAVAPDARSSAVVDARPVEMTPASPSQLASAPTQDNTSATRPDMVLVPAGAYWTGCDLEKDTMCRQDEGPWRQVTLDDYYIDIYETTVDAYTQCVKEGACDDRHMSGFEGSAGNLDESPYCNYGKKDKGNHPINCVGWYQADAFCKWAGKRLPTEAEWEKAARGTDQRRYPWGDEPLTCEYAVTNEANDQTLKGCGVNSTFPVGSKPKGVSPYGVHDIVGNVWEWTADWYDPTYKLGAQPASNPMGPASGSHKIGKGGCWGSGNPWNSRVSWRHHYAPTYRSNVRLGFRCAMNAPKTNET from the coding sequence TTGGGCTTTTTGGGGTGCGGCGGTTCTGCGCCGGCGCCGTCGACGACGCCATCTGCAATCGCCGTGGCACCGGATGCACGCTCGAGCGCTGTCGTCGATGCACGACCCGTGGAAATGACGCCGGCGTCGCCAAGCCAATTGGCTTCCGCGCCCACGCAAGATAACACCTCGGCAACGCGTCCGGACATGGTGCTCGTGCCCGCGGGTGCATATTGGACTGGCTGCGACTTGGAAAAAGATACCATGTGTCGTCAGGACGAAGGGCCGTGGCGCCAAGTGACGCTCGACGACTACTACATCGATATTTACGAGACGACGGTGGACGCGTACACGCAATGCGTGAAAGAAGGTGCCTGCGACGATCGCCACATGTCCGGCTTCGAAGGCTCGGCTGGCAACTTGGACGAATCGCCCTATTGCAATTATGGCAAAAAGGACAAAGGCAACCATCCAATCAATTGCGTGGGGTGGTATCAAGCCGACGCGTTTTGCAAGTGGGCCGGCAAGCGCCTTCCGACCGAAGCCGAATGGGAGAAGGCAGCTCGAGGTACCGACCAGCGGCGTTATCCATGGGGCGACGAACCGCTCACGTGCGAATATGCCGTGACGAACGAAGCCAATGATCAAACGCTGAAGGGCTGCGGCGTCAATTCGACATTTCCGGTGGGGTCCAAGCCGAAAGGCGTGAGCCCCTACGGCGTCCACGATATCGTCGGCAACGTGTGGGAATGGACGGCCGATTGGTACGACCCGACGTACAAGCTCGGAGCGCAACCCGCGAGCAATCCGATGGGTCCCGCATCGGGGTCGCACAAGATTGGCAAAGGCGGCTGCTGGGGCAGTGGCAATCCGTGGAATTCACGCGTGAGCTGGCGACATCACTACGCTCCGACGTATCGCAGCAACGTGCGGCTGGGCTTCCGCTGCGCCATGAACGCTCCCAAGACGAACGAAACGTAA
- a CDS encoding sulfite oxidase, which translates to MRRRDFLDAGVAAMAAGLLPARARAETSTLLQHSLQNLATPTELFDRLIIPTKMFFVRSHFGPPTLDPARRLRIGGLVDRPLDLAPNDLRKFKEVTITAVLQCAGNGRALHRPRVPGVQWIHGGMGQATFTGVRLADVLRGAGVSKDAAHVQLEGADLPPKPTVPAFIRSIPLARALDPTTLIAYRMNGEPLTLEHGAPLRLIVPGWAGDHWVKWLADIKLQREEADGFYMKTAYRMPKQPVEPGASVAPENMAPLTTFPVKSVIARPASGARTKVGPQEIVGVAFSGDAAIARVEVSVDGGAHFAEAKLEGEPGIGRWQVFRYSFTASKPGAYHAKARATDAKGNTQPPVPAWNPSGYSWNGMHDVRWEVES; encoded by the coding sequence ATGCGCAGACGCGATTTTTTGGACGCGGGCGTCGCGGCGATGGCCGCGGGACTCTTGCCCGCACGAGCTCGGGCTGAAACGAGCACGCTGCTGCAACACTCGCTCCAGAACCTGGCGACACCCACGGAGCTCTTCGATCGGCTCATCATTCCGACGAAGATGTTTTTCGTGCGTAGCCACTTTGGCCCACCGACGCTCGACCCTGCAAGGCGATTGCGTATTGGTGGCCTGGTCGATCGACCGCTCGATTTGGCGCCGAACGACCTGCGCAAATTCAAGGAAGTCACGATAACGGCGGTGCTTCAGTGCGCCGGCAATGGGAGGGCCCTTCATCGTCCGCGGGTTCCAGGTGTTCAATGGATCCATGGGGGGATGGGACAAGCAACGTTCACGGGCGTGCGTCTTGCCGATGTGCTCCGCGGCGCTGGCGTATCGAAAGATGCGGCGCATGTGCAGCTCGAGGGGGCCGATCTTCCTCCCAAACCCACGGTGCCCGCATTCATTCGCAGCATTCCGCTTGCCCGAGCGCTCGATCCCACCACATTGATTGCATATCGGATGAACGGCGAGCCGCTGACGCTCGAGCATGGCGCGCCATTACGTTTGATCGTTCCGGGATGGGCCGGTGATCACTGGGTAAAATGGCTCGCGGACATCAAGCTGCAGCGCGAAGAAGCGGATGGGTTTTACATGAAAACGGCCTACCGCATGCCCAAGCAGCCGGTCGAGCCTGGTGCATCCGTCGCGCCGGAGAACATGGCGCCATTGACGACATTTCCCGTCAAGTCCGTCATTGCGCGTCCGGCCAGTGGGGCGCGCACGAAGGTGGGTCCGCAAGAAATCGTAGGCGTCGCATTTTCGGGAGACGCAGCGATTGCACGGGTCGAAGTGAGCGTCGACGGGGGCGCGCATTTCGCTGAAGCGAAGCTCGAAGGGGAGCCGGGCATTGGGCGCTGGCAAGTATTTCGATATTCGTTCACCGCATCGAAGCCGGGCGCATATCACGCGAAAGCGCGTGCGACGGACGCGAAAGGGAACACGCAACCGCCCGTGCCGGCGTGGAATCCAAGCGGCTATTCTTGGAACGGTATGCATGATGTGCGCTGGGAGGTGGAATCTTGA
- a CDS encoding c-type cytochrome gives MKSIALGVMVLLALGCRNENKGQSTSAPAKAPSASVSTAPSANASATALDANGIAMAEMLVATDCLPCHDNLMLEQQRLTSKQWAAVVKKMQSWGSQIPPENVDMVVAYLSQRYTPDTAEFDVPRVSVEDVAARFSASPDGAFGGGDPRRGETLFKQVCATCHGADAQGAAIGVALVDRHILQRPADFANMVRKGRGRMPGLPSYQDADIAAMLAYLRERKR, from the coding sequence TTGAAATCCATTGCTCTCGGCGTCATGGTCCTGCTCGCCCTGGGTTGCCGGAACGAAAACAAGGGCCAGTCTACATCGGCGCCCGCAAAAGCGCCCAGCGCGAGTGTCTCGACGGCGCCCAGCGCGAATGCTTCGGCCACGGCGCTCGATGCAAATGGGATTGCGATGGCCGAGATGCTCGTGGCGACCGATTGTTTGCCTTGTCATGACAACCTCATGCTCGAGCAGCAGCGCCTCACGTCGAAGCAATGGGCAGCGGTCGTGAAGAAAATGCAGAGCTGGGGATCGCAGATTCCTCCCGAAAACGTCGATATGGTCGTGGCGTACTTGTCGCAACGATATACACCGGACACGGCGGAATTCGACGTGCCGCGGGTTTCCGTGGAGGATGTGGCGGCGCGGTTTTCGGCGTCTCCCGACGGAGCGTTTGGTGGAGGCGATCCGCGCCGCGGTGAAACGCTTTTCAAACAGGTATGCGCGACGTGTCATGGGGCAGATGCCCAAGGTGCGGCCATTGGCGTCGCGCTCGTCGACCGACACATCCTCCAGCGTCCGGCGGATTTTGCGAATATGGTCCGCAAGGGGCGTGGTCGAATGCCTGGGCTTCCTTCGTACCAGGACGCGGATATCGCTGCGATGTTGGCTTATTTGCGCGAGCGAAAAAGGTGA
- a CDS encoding YkgJ family cysteine cluster protein: protein MSGHRRNRPTKAATYDDAKLHLNVLGADHEITCKVRLGRVRLSELVPLVRSISASIVSIATEHAAGQGKTISCQRGCTHCCRQLVPVAPLEAKRLAEVVAAMPPKERAAILERFVEAIKTLEMAGLVSGKTASGRRAMVSKETDAAAAWNDVSRRYYDLRMDCPFLEDDSCRIYDERPLACREYNAVTPPSLCESFDSGIETIERPIRSGEVLTKVGNEVAKAKEMAIPLPLVLEWASAHTKTLAGEYDGEALFWALVEAMEEAS from the coding sequence ATGTCTGGCCATCGACGAAATCGCCCCACCAAAGCCGCTACCTACGACGATGCGAAGCTGCATTTGAACGTGCTCGGCGCCGATCACGAAATAACGTGCAAAGTTCGCCTGGGCCGCGTGCGCCTTAGCGAGCTCGTCCCGTTGGTTCGGTCGATTTCCGCCAGCATCGTGTCGATTGCCACGGAGCACGCGGCGGGACAAGGCAAAACCATTTCTTGCCAGCGAGGTTGTACGCATTGCTGTAGGCAGCTCGTGCCCGTCGCGCCGCTCGAAGCAAAACGTCTTGCAGAAGTCGTTGCTGCAATGCCGCCGAAGGAGCGCGCAGCCATTTTGGAACGTTTTGTCGAGGCCATCAAAACGCTCGAAATGGCGGGCCTCGTCAGCGGAAAGACTGCCAGTGGTCGCCGGGCGATGGTATCGAAAGAAACGGATGCTGCGGCGGCGTGGAACGACGTGAGCCGAAGGTATTACGATTTGCGCATGGATTGCCCGTTTCTGGAGGATGATTCGTGCCGCATTTACGACGAGCGTCCTTTGGCGTGTCGCGAATACAATGCGGTCACGCCGCCGTCGTTATGCGAATCGTTCGATTCGGGGATTGAAACGATCGAGCGTCCGATTCGATCGGGCGAAGTTTTGACGAAGGTGGGCAATGAAGTGGCCAAGGCGAAGGAGATGGCCATACCGCTGCCGCTGGTGCTCGAATGGGCCAGCGCGCATACGAAAACATTGGCAGGCGAATACGATGGGGAAGCGCTCTTTTGGGCGCTCGTCGAGGCAATGGAGGAAGCGTCGTGA
- a CDS encoding sigma 54-interacting transcriptional regulator encodes MMKDDDTTWTVETDRGVSLCSRKLRVEFFRGPLEGKVFELPGPEIRMGSGRDCDVVIPDRTVSHQHAVLRVEKSGVRVIDSKSRNGTLVDNVRIRDAYARPDASISMGGSVMRLQMIRDVVELPLSTRDHFGALIGRSIAMRKVYALLERVAIADTTVLIEGETGTGKELVAAAIHEASPRAQQPFVVFDCSAVPSELIESELFGHVRGAYTNALGDRKGRFREANGGTLFLDEIGELPIELQPKLLRALEARTIRPLGADKEHVVDVRVLAATNRNLAIEVDRGRFREDLYYRIAVVPVRLPPLRERIDDIPLLVRRFEHDWRSRPNRPAPIPDTVIERMKQLPWPGNVRELRNKVDMMLSLGLASLPGARQYESSRAGGAFDVDLDTPFHSWCERLVESHTKAYFAAALEKTKGNVSQTAALAGVSRAFLQKIMKRLDLRNAGEG; translated from the coding sequence ATGATGAAGGACGACGACACGACGTGGACCGTTGAAACGGACAGGGGCGTGTCGCTCTGCTCGCGCAAGCTTCGTGTCGAATTTTTTCGAGGCCCGCTCGAGGGCAAGGTTTTCGAGTTGCCGGGGCCGGAGATTCGCATGGGCAGTGGAAGAGACTGTGACGTCGTGATTCCCGACCGCACCGTCAGCCATCAGCATGCCGTGCTGCGTGTCGAGAAATCCGGCGTTCGCGTGATTGATTCGAAAAGTAGAAATGGAACGCTCGTCGACAACGTACGAATTCGGGATGCCTATGCGAGGCCCGACGCATCGATTTCGATGGGTGGGTCGGTGATGCGCCTGCAGATGATTCGAGACGTCGTCGAGCTGCCGCTTTCGACGCGTGATCATTTCGGGGCGCTCATTGGCAGGAGCATTGCGATGCGAAAGGTTTATGCGCTTTTGGAGCGCGTTGCCATTGCGGACACGACCGTGCTCATCGAGGGGGAAACCGGCACGGGGAAAGAGCTGGTTGCGGCTGCCATTCACGAGGCGAGTCCGCGCGCGCAGCAGCCATTCGTGGTTTTCGACTGCTCCGCCGTTCCCTCGGAGCTCATCGAAAGCGAGCTATTCGGGCACGTGCGCGGCGCATATACGAATGCCCTCGGCGACCGTAAAGGAAGGTTTCGGGAAGCAAATGGGGGCACGCTATTTTTGGATGAGATTGGCGAATTGCCGATCGAGCTCCAACCCAAGCTGCTTCGGGCGCTCGAGGCGCGCACGATTCGACCTCTTGGCGCGGACAAGGAGCACGTCGTCGATGTGCGGGTGTTGGCTGCCACGAACAGAAACCTTGCAATCGAGGTGGACCGGGGACGATTTCGCGAAGATCTCTATTACCGGATTGCCGTCGTTCCCGTACGTTTGCCGCCCCTGCGAGAGCGCATCGATGACATTCCGCTGCTGGTGCGCCGTTTCGAGCATGATTGGCGAAGCCGTCCCAATCGGCCGGCGCCCATTCCAGATACGGTCATCGAGCGAATGAAGCAGCTTCCGTGGCCAGGAAACGTGCGAGAATTACGAAACAAAGTGGACATGATGCTGTCTTTGGGGCTTGCGAGCTTGCCGGGCGCTAGGCAATACGAGTCGTCCCGGGCCGGTGGTGCTTTCGATGTCGACTTGGACACGCCTTTTCATTCGTGGTGCGAGCGTCTCGTCGAATCGCACACGAAAGCGTACTTTGCTGCAGCGCTCGAGAAAACCAAAGGCAACGTTTCTCAGACGGCTGCGCTTGCGGGCGTGAGTCGCGCTTTCCTTCAAAAAATCATGAAAAGACTCGATCTTCGAAACGCGGGGGAGGGGTAG
- a CDS encoding helix-turn-helix transcriptional regulator, which produces MVANPNWRKKELDIVFELLAALTEPLDMHKALSAAYPLIRKLIPTEHGALCVSRSDDPSLYDWTVAEMPEGFFRGYADIAEHDFVRAAVAKRPNIVLCDADMLPSRNDLERHVSYDYCRSHGVPIEHAMAVMLATEPSWHGGLMLYRDKRVAFSEHERRILQFLTPYLSRTVANCKRFGDLVRWSSVLETSMSLYRTGILVFSSTLRLMTCSNGVEQLLERCFARERQCDDGLPESLYRRLRRLPQGLIPAAAPPPWIPPARGSGVVVTFVPVIKDFGTCWLVLLDEIPEEWREKLTPSEIDVAVRVAQGWDNELVADELGNTVLTVKTHLYRIFNKLGIENRAVLMARFRQRK; this is translated from the coding sequence ATGGTCGCGAACCCAAACTGGCGGAAAAAGGAGCTGGACATCGTATTCGAGCTGCTTGCGGCTTTGACGGAGCCTTTGGACATGCACAAGGCCCTGAGCGCAGCGTATCCGCTCATCCGCAAGCTCATTCCAACCGAGCATGGTGCGCTTTGCGTGAGCCGGTCGGACGATCCATCACTTTACGATTGGACCGTTGCGGAAATGCCCGAGGGGTTTTTCCGAGGGTACGCTGATATTGCAGAGCATGATTTCGTGCGCGCAGCCGTGGCCAAGAGACCGAACATCGTACTATGCGACGCCGACATGTTGCCTTCTCGAAATGACCTCGAGCGTCACGTTTCGTATGATTATTGCCGGTCGCATGGAGTGCCCATCGAACATGCAATGGCGGTGATGTTGGCGACCGAGCCTAGCTGGCATGGGGGACTCATGCTGTACCGAGACAAACGAGTCGCATTTTCCGAGCACGAGCGTCGAATATTGCAATTTTTGACTCCATATTTGTCGAGAACCGTTGCGAATTGCAAACGGTTTGGCGATTTGGTGCGATGGTCATCCGTGCTCGAAACGTCGATGTCGCTTTATCGTACAGGGATACTGGTTTTTTCGTCGACGTTGAGGCTGATGACGTGTTCGAATGGTGTGGAGCAGCTTTTGGAGCGGTGCTTCGCACGCGAAAGGCAATGCGACGATGGATTGCCCGAATCGCTGTACCGTCGGCTTCGACGGCTTCCGCAGGGGCTGATACCGGCGGCCGCGCCGCCTCCATGGATTCCGCCTGCTCGCGGTTCGGGCGTCGTCGTCACGTTCGTTCCGGTCATTAAAGATTTCGGCACGTGCTGGCTGGTGCTGCTCGACGAAATACCCGAGGAATGGCGAGAAAAACTCACGCCGTCGGAAATTGACGTCGCGGTGCGCGTTGCACAAGGTTGGGACAACGAGCTGGTGGCCGATGAGCTTGGCAATACCGTGCTGACGGTGAAGACCCACCTTTATCGGATTTTCAACAAGCTTGGGATTGAAAACCGTGCGGTTTTGATGGCGCGCTTCAGGCAGCGCAAGTAG
- a CDS encoding iron-containing redox enzyme family protein, giving the protein MQSYLYVVHTRPLLRRAGERLAKQGRRQLAALYLRKADEENGHEQWVLGDLRAIGVNPDIVRHAKPAPGVAAYIAWNSFTVDHGSPVAFLGTAYVLESGGASRAGTIAKNVVAHSGIRGIERGVFFLEGHADADIDHVAQLGQLIDAYASSDTDCRDLVLSAWVARSTYIGLLTAVAAEAAERHDAIATTCAA; this is encoded by the coding sequence GTGCAATCGTACCTGTATGTCGTCCACACCCGCCCACTGCTCCGCCGCGCAGGCGAACGACTCGCAAAACAAGGCAGGCGACAGCTCGCCGCGCTCTATCTACGAAAAGCAGACGAGGAAAATGGACACGAACAGTGGGTGCTCGGCGATCTGCGTGCCATTGGAGTCAATCCAGATATCGTTCGCCATGCAAAACCAGCGCCCGGCGTCGCAGCCTATATCGCTTGGAACTCGTTCACCGTGGACCATGGTTCACCCGTAGCTTTCCTCGGAACGGCATACGTGCTCGAATCAGGCGGCGCATCTCGCGCCGGCACCATCGCCAAAAACGTCGTGGCGCATAGCGGTATTCGAGGTATCGAACGTGGCGTGTTTTTTCTCGAAGGTCATGCGGATGCCGACATCGATCACGTCGCGCAGCTAGGCCAGCTCATCGACGCATATGCGTCGTCGGATACGGATTGCCGCGACCTCGTGCTTTCGGCCTGGGTCGCACGCTCGACCTACATCGGCCTGCTCACCGCAGTGGCCGCAGAAGCTGCCGAGCGCCACGACGCAATCGCCACTACTTGCGCTGCCTGA
- a CDS encoding GNAT family N-acetyltransferase, which produces MQHIHCQIADTRKQIDDALRIRYTVFAEECDYLDPTRRLVPREVDPFDTLDTTYNIVAYVDGNAVGTVRMHLPNAEVANAMGSQFGFDIESRFDITKLGAMDMRLAETMRYSVLTKYRRTHVASALHAAVVQASRNAGITHWIGCANTETDSLDDAALIHSIGQRSGLVHDQIHIEPREHADYAHETRHPFFTTAERHAAHTNASPPRFPRILSIYTQRMGARLIGPPIYDTRFRMYSIPVLMAVDMQRVHPAHLQNTVEIPSLAA; this is translated from the coding sequence ATGCAGCACATTCATTGTCAAATCGCAGATACCCGCAAACAAATCGACGACGCTCTTCGCATTCGTTACACTGTATTCGCCGAAGAATGCGACTACCTCGATCCCACCCGTCGACTCGTCCCGCGCGAGGTCGACCCATTCGACACGCTCGACACGACGTACAACATCGTGGCTTACGTCGACGGTAATGCCGTCGGCACCGTTCGAATGCACCTGCCCAATGCCGAAGTTGCCAATGCCATGGGAAGCCAATTCGGCTTTGACATCGAATCACGCTTCGACATCACGAAGCTTGGCGCGATGGACATGCGACTGGCCGAAACGATGCGTTATTCCGTATTGACCAAGTATCGGCGCACGCACGTTGCATCCGCTTTGCATGCCGCCGTCGTGCAGGCCAGCCGCAATGCGGGAATCACGCATTGGATCGGCTGCGCGAACACCGAAACGGATTCACTCGACGATGCCGCGCTCATTCACTCGATCGGCCAACGCAGCGGCCTCGTGCATGATCAAATCCACATCGAACCTCGCGAGCACGCGGATTACGCACACGAAACCCGGCACCCATTCTTCACCACTGCGGAACGGCACGCCGCGCATACCAATGCATCGCCCCCCCGATTCCCACGCATTCTCTCCATTTACACGCAGCGCATGGGAGCACGACTCATCGGCCCGCCCATCTACGACACCCGTTTCAGAATGTACTCGATACCAGTGCTCATGGCCGTCGACATGCAGCGCGTCCATCCTGCCCATCTGCAGAACACCGTCGAGATTCCGTCACTTGCCGCCTAA